The following coding sequences lie in one Loxodonta africana isolate mLoxAfr1 chromosome X, mLoxAfr1.hap2, whole genome shotgun sequence genomic window:
- the LOC100668708 gene encoding synaptonemal complex protein 3-like isoform X1 translates to MLTIKNLAPACRSVSARGRGSAEAPPTSRMRAVLANQRCARSGKAGLLRPLRKCLRGAFRWPAASLWECCRYSLYLSKQNLIMAPTGRKGTGRPGRRVVKDQDREASGTEDKKDLSGSEPNGKEEGKSPVTDKDGRKRPSAGSTEEELGAEVENMFEILGGDITKALLEKRRRLETNTNASLKLSNQKVENAWKTEKEQRQDRTVQCSQQLSTFFQQWDTDVQKAEEQEQSLTNLFREQQKIFQHYRIVQGQRLKAIKMMYEQFVKSLEDLEKSYDSAFDEAQSELKEELALLQKKLLMDTHQEEVKIVRESLKSLIQ, encoded by the exons ATGTTAACTATTAAGAACTTGGCACCAGCCTGCAGGTCTGTTTCCGCCAGGGGGCGGGGCTCCGCCGAGGCCCCCCCCACCTCACGCATGCGCGCTGTGCTGGCCAATCAGCGCTGCGCCCGCTCAGGCAAGGCTGGCTTGCTCCGCCCCCTCCGGAAGTGCCTCAGAGGAGCTTTCCGGTGGCCAGCTGCCTCGCTCTGGGAGTGTTGCCGCTACAGCCTTTACCTCAG CAAACAGAATCTAATTATGGCACCCACTGGAAGAAAGGGAACGGGGAGACCTGGGAGACGCGTGGTGAAGGATCAGGATAGAGAAGCCTCTGGCACGGAAGATAAAAAAGATCTGAGTGGTTCTGAGCCGAACGGGAAGGAGGAAG GAAAGAGTCCAGTAACTGATAAGGATGGAAGAAAAAGACCATCTGCAGGatcaactgaggaagagctagg GGCCGAAGTAGAGAATATGTTCGAAATACTTGGAG GTGACATCACCAAGGCTCTTCTTGAAAAGAGAAGAAGGTTAGAAACGAATACCAATGCTTCTCTCAAACTCAGTAACCAGAAAGTTGAGAATGcttggaaaacagaaaaagagcaaaG GCAGGATCGTACTGTGCAATGCTCTCAGCAGCTTTCGACTTTTTTtcagcagtgggatacagatgtGCAGAAAGCTGAGGAACAAGAACAAAGTCTAACT aaTTTGTTTCGAGAGCAACAAAAGATTTTTCAACACTATAGAATTGTTCAGGGCCAGCGACTGAAAGCAATTAAAATGATGTATGAGCAATTTGTGAAG AGCCTCGAGGACCTCGAGAAAAGTTATGACTCTGCGTTTGATGAAGCACAAAGTGAACTTAAAGAAGAACTAGCTTTGCTgcaaaaaaaacttttaatggACACA CATCAGGAAGAGGTGAAAATTGTTCGAGAGTCCCTTAAATCCCTGATACAATGA
- the LOC100668708 gene encoding synaptonemal complex protein 3-like isoform X2, with the protein MLTIKNLAPACRSVSARGRGSAEAPPTSRMRAVLANQRCARSGKAGLLRPLRKCLRGAFRWPAASLWECCRYSLYLSKQNLIMAPTGRKGTGRPGRRVVKDQDREASGTEDKKDLSGSEPNGKEEGKSPVTDKDGRKRPSAGSTEEELGAEVENMFEILGGDITKALLEKRRRLETNTNASLKLSNQKVENAWKTEKEQRQDRTVQCSQQLSTFFQQWDTDVQKAEEQEQSLTSLEDLEKSYDSAFDEAQSELKEELALLQKKLLMDTHQEEVKIVRESLKSLIQ; encoded by the exons ATGTTAACTATTAAGAACTTGGCACCAGCCTGCAGGTCTGTTTCCGCCAGGGGGCGGGGCTCCGCCGAGGCCCCCCCCACCTCACGCATGCGCGCTGTGCTGGCCAATCAGCGCTGCGCCCGCTCAGGCAAGGCTGGCTTGCTCCGCCCCCTCCGGAAGTGCCTCAGAGGAGCTTTCCGGTGGCCAGCTGCCTCGCTCTGGGAGTGTTGCCGCTACAGCCTTTACCTCAG CAAACAGAATCTAATTATGGCACCCACTGGAAGAAAGGGAACGGGGAGACCTGGGAGACGCGTGGTGAAGGATCAGGATAGAGAAGCCTCTGGCACGGAAGATAAAAAAGATCTGAGTGGTTCTGAGCCGAACGGGAAGGAGGAAG GAAAGAGTCCAGTAACTGATAAGGATGGAAGAAAAAGACCATCTGCAGGatcaactgaggaagagctagg GGCCGAAGTAGAGAATATGTTCGAAATACTTGGAG GTGACATCACCAAGGCTCTTCTTGAAAAGAGAAGAAGGTTAGAAACGAATACCAATGCTTCTCTCAAACTCAGTAACCAGAAAGTTGAGAATGcttggaaaacagaaaaagagcaaaG GCAGGATCGTACTGTGCAATGCTCTCAGCAGCTTTCGACTTTTTTtcagcagtgggatacagatgtGCAGAAAGCTGAGGAACAAGAACAAAGTCTAACT AGCCTCGAGGACCTCGAGAAAAGTTATGACTCTGCGTTTGATGAAGCACAAAGTGAACTTAAAGAAGAACTAGCTTTGCTgcaaaaaaaacttttaatggACACA CATCAGGAAGAGGTGAAAATTGTTCGAGAGTCCCTTAAATCCCTGATACAATGA